One Myxococcus stipitatus DNA segment encodes these proteins:
- the cutA gene encoding divalent-cation tolerance protein CutA produces the protein MTDACLVLVTAPSADKAAELTRVVVEEQLAACGNILPGVRSIYRWEGQVQDDAEALILFKTRGALFEALRTRIVALHPYQVPEVLRVDLADGHAPYLAWVLASTLPPPAVDGGGTSRT, from the coding sequence ATGACCGACGCCTGCCTCGTCCTCGTCACCGCGCCTTCCGCCGACAAGGCCGCCGAGTTGACCCGCGTCGTCGTGGAGGAGCAGCTCGCCGCCTGCGGCAACATCCTCCCGGGAGTCCGCTCCATCTACCGCTGGGAGGGACAGGTCCAGGACGACGCGGAGGCGCTCATCCTCTTCAAGACGCGTGGAGCGCTCTTCGAGGCGCTGCGCACGCGAATCGTGGCCCTGCACCCGTACCAGGTCCCCGAAGTGCTGCGCGTGGACCTGGCCGACGGCCACGCGCCCTATCTCGCGTGGGTGCTCGCCAGCACGCTCCCGCCTCCCGCGGTCGATGGCGGCGGCACCTCACGCACGTAA
- a CDS encoding ATP-binding protein, with protein sequence MAMREMGAKVNGGEACRLCVGRTYVIERQGDQAQARVCACSDSCSVCGGRGHVLVEREAEFSQKVGPKRYEVMEPCTCTRRRRRVALFNDVHLPGVVAHAGFDNYRAFNEAQDRGRGVAMHFAHQYVKGVTAKGFILSGPVGTGKTHLLAATLGHLVLEMGVRARYVEISLLYATIRRGFQEGKSGGEIIGPLSEVEVLAIDELGKGRGSAFEMETLDELIARRYNAGRTTLFATNYSLEPERKQLRAAGPTGYRSTDDARAAVRGEELLRERVGERIYSRLCEMCTFVELPKDTPDRRRTRQEMDTLHHPPTGMRSAGR encoded by the coding sequence ATGGCGATGCGTGAGATGGGTGCGAAGGTGAATGGCGGCGAAGCGTGCCGGCTGTGTGTCGGGCGGACGTACGTCATCGAACGGCAGGGAGACCAGGCGCAGGCACGCGTGTGCGCGTGCTCCGACAGCTGCTCGGTGTGTGGCGGGCGAGGCCATGTCCTGGTGGAGCGCGAGGCCGAGTTCAGCCAGAAGGTGGGGCCCAAGCGCTACGAGGTGATGGAGCCGTGCACGTGCACGCGGCGGCGACGGCGGGTGGCGCTGTTCAACGACGTGCACCTGCCCGGCGTGGTGGCACACGCGGGCTTCGACAACTACCGCGCCTTCAACGAGGCGCAGGACCGCGGTCGCGGCGTGGCGATGCACTTCGCCCACCAGTACGTGAAGGGCGTCACGGCCAAGGGCTTCATCCTCAGCGGGCCGGTGGGCACGGGGAAGACGCACCTGCTGGCGGCGACGCTCGGGCACCTCGTGCTCGAGATGGGCGTGCGCGCGCGCTACGTGGAGATCTCCCTGCTGTACGCCACCATCCGGCGCGGCTTCCAGGAGGGGAAGAGCGGCGGTGAGATCATCGGGCCGCTGTCGGAAGTGGAGGTCCTGGCCATCGACGAGCTGGGCAAGGGCCGCGGCAGCGCGTTCGAGATGGAGACGCTCGATGAGTTGATCGCCCGCCGCTACAACGCGGGCCGCACCACCCTCTTCGCGACGAACTACTCGCTGGAGCCCGAGCGCAAGCAGCTGCGCGCGGCCGGCCCCACGGGTTATCGCTCGACGGACGACGCGCGCGCGGCGGTGCGTGGCGAGGAGCTGCTGCGCGAGCGCGTGGGTGAGCGCATCTACAGCCGGCTCTGCGAGATGTGCACCTTCGTCGAGCTGCCGAAGGACACCCCGGACCGGCGACGGACGCGGCAGGAGATGGACACGCTGCACCACCCGCCCACCGGGATGCGCAGCGCCGGGCGATAG